Proteins encoded by one window of Xanthomonas sp. DAR 80977:
- a CDS encoding beta-L-arabinofuranosidase domain-containing protein: protein MSARSGHVHTAHCARTAPADDASALDPSRRRFLQWSALAVAAGLLRFPLDAAASSAGAVQALPLKQVTLKPSLFLDSLQTNRRYLLELEPDRLLHNFLQYAGLPPKGEVYGGWEGDTIAGHTLGHYLSALAKMHAQTRDAALRQRIDYIVAELARAQARDPDGYVGGLTRKNDKGAIDSGKVVFEEVRRGIIKGSKFNLNGSWSPLYTVHKLFAGLLDANELAGNAQALQVLVPLAGYLGGVFDALDHAQMQTLLDTEFGGLNESYIELGARTGEPRWVALGKRLRHEKVIDPAAAGRDELPHIHANTQVPKFIGEARQFEVAGDADAAAAARFFWETVTTHYSYAIGGNADREYFQEPDTIAAFLTEQTCEHCNSYNMLKLTRHLYQWTPQARYFDYYERTLHNHTMAAQHPATGMFTYMTPMISGGERGFSDKFDSFWCCVGSGMEAHAQFGDSIYWQDANALYVNLYIPSTLDWPERDLALELDSGVPDNGKVRLQLRRAGARTPRRLLLRLPAWCQGGYTLRLNGKAQRGTAADGYLALERQWRSGDVIELDLAMPLRLEHAAGDADTVVVMRGPLALAADLGPVAEPYDAPDPALVAAADPLAGFAELPQPGHFLAAATQPPGLTFVPFYAQYERRSALYFKRMAPARWAQEAARRARQQAERAALQASAVDMIQFGDEASEQAHKLSSDTSFGGAYRRQQCRDVRGKGFVEFQMRGSAQPLALRLRFWGSDKGRFNILVNGKLAVEVQVDRSQVIDFVDRDYPLPPELTRAAAQLTFRIEPQHGDTAGPLFGGWLIPAASA, encoded by the coding sequence ATGAGCGCGCGCTCCGGACATGTCCACACGGCGCACTGCGCGCGCACCGCGCCCGCGGACGATGCGTCGGCGCTGGATCCATCGCGGCGCCGTTTCCTGCAATGGAGCGCATTGGCCGTGGCCGCGGGATTGCTGCGTTTCCCGCTTGATGCCGCCGCGTCCAGCGCCGGCGCGGTGCAGGCGCTGCCGCTGAAGCAGGTCACGCTGAAGCCGTCGCTGTTCCTGGATTCGCTGCAGACCAACCGCCGCTACCTGCTGGAACTGGAGCCGGACCGCCTGCTGCACAACTTCCTGCAGTACGCGGGGTTGCCGCCCAAGGGCGAGGTCTATGGCGGCTGGGAAGGCGACACCATCGCCGGGCACACGCTCGGCCATTACCTCAGCGCGCTGGCCAAGATGCACGCGCAGACCCGCGATGCGGCGCTGCGCCAGCGCATCGACTACATCGTCGCCGAGCTGGCGCGCGCGCAGGCGCGCGATCCGGACGGCTACGTCGGCGGGCTCACCCGCAAGAACGACAAGGGCGCCATCGACAGCGGCAAGGTGGTGTTCGAAGAGGTGCGCCGCGGCATCATCAAGGGCAGCAAGTTCAATCTCAACGGCAGCTGGTCGCCGCTGTACACGGTGCACAAGCTGTTCGCCGGCCTGCTCGATGCAAACGAACTGGCCGGCAACGCGCAGGCGCTGCAGGTGCTGGTGCCGCTGGCCGGCTATCTGGGCGGGGTGTTCGACGCGCTCGACCACGCGCAGATGCAGACCCTGCTGGACACCGAGTTCGGCGGCCTCAACGAGTCCTACATCGAACTGGGCGCGCGCACCGGCGAACCGCGCTGGGTCGCGTTGGGCAAGCGCCTGCGCCACGAGAAGGTGATCGATCCGGCGGCCGCCGGCCGCGACGAACTGCCGCATATCCATGCCAATACCCAGGTGCCGAAATTCATCGGCGAGGCACGCCAGTTCGAGGTCGCCGGCGATGCCGACGCCGCGGCCGCGGCGCGCTTCTTCTGGGAGACGGTGACCACCCATTACAGCTACGCGATCGGCGGCAATGCCGACCGCGAGTACTTCCAGGAACCGGACACCATCGCCGCGTTCCTGACCGAGCAGACCTGCGAGCACTGCAACAGCTACAACATGCTCAAGCTGACCCGGCACCTGTACCAGTGGACGCCGCAGGCGCGCTACTTCGACTACTACGAGCGCACCCTGCACAACCACACGATGGCCGCGCAGCATCCGGCCACCGGCATGTTCACCTACATGACGCCGATGATCAGCGGCGGCGAGCGCGGCTTCTCCGACAAGTTCGATTCGTTCTGGTGCTGCGTGGGCAGCGGCATGGAGGCGCATGCGCAGTTCGGCGACTCGATCTACTGGCAGGACGCCAACGCGCTGTACGTGAACCTGTACATCCCCTCGACCCTGGACTGGCCCGAGCGCGACCTGGCGCTGGAGCTGGACAGCGGCGTGCCCGACAACGGCAAGGTGCGGCTGCAGCTGCGCCGCGCCGGCGCGCGCACGCCGCGGCGCCTGTTGCTGCGGCTGCCGGCCTGGTGCCAGGGCGGCTATACGCTGCGGCTCAACGGCAAGGCCCAGCGCGGCACCGCCGCCGACGGCTACCTGGCGCTGGAGCGGCAGTGGCGCAGCGGCGATGTGATCGAACTGGACCTGGCGATGCCGCTGCGCCTGGAGCACGCCGCCGGCGACGCCGACACGGTGGTGGTGATGCGCGGCCCGCTGGCGCTGGCCGCCGATCTGGGCCCGGTCGCCGAGCCCTACGACGCGCCGGACCCGGCACTGGTGGCCGCGGCCGATCCGCTGGCTGGCTTCGCCGAACTGCCGCAGCCCGGGCATTTCCTGGCCGCCGCCACGCAGCCGCCGGGGCTGACCTTCGTGCCGTTCTACGCGCAGTACGAACGCCGCAGCGCGCTGTACTTCAAGCGCATGGCGCCGGCGCGGTGGGCGCAGGAAGCGGCGCGGCGCGCGCGCCAGCAGGCCGAGCGCGCCGCGCTGCAGGCCAGCGCGGTGGACATGATCCAGTTCGGCGACGAGGCCTCCGAGCAGGCGCACAAGCTCAGCAGCGACACCTCCTTCGGCGGCGCCTACCGCCGCCAGCAGTGCCGCGACGTGCGCGGCAAGGGCTTCGTCGAGTTCCAGATGCGCGGCAGCGCGCAGCCGCTGGCCTTGCGCCTGCGCTTCTGGGGCAGCGACAAGGGCCGCTTCAACATCCTGGTCAACGGCAAGCTGGCGGTGGAAGTGCAGGTGGACCGCAGCCAGGTCATCGACTTCGTCGATCGCGACTACCCGCTGCCGCCGGAGCTGACCCGCGCTGCGGCGCAGCTGACCTTCCGCATCGAGCCGCAGCACGGCGATACCGCCGGGCCGCTGTTCGGCGGCTGGTTGATCCCGGCCGCGAGCGCATGA
- a CDS encoding glycoside hydrolase family 27 protein, producing the protein MASRSRSFHRARRWLWRGLLALAVAGCGGCAHAPPPAAAMAPASPLQGIWVIAQGPSFPGPRYLRIAERDGQVQGSITTDWYGDVPMQQLRIDGDVAHFQIDNGNPRLPAQPWTATLEHGQLHVAGRIWDEQVDVRASRGSEADAARLAFPAAPLPAYAALPVDGLARTPPLGWSSWNRFAEHIDDATVRRIADAMVASGLRDAGYVYVNIDDGWQGQRDRDGVLQPNARFPDMRALADYVHGKGLKLGLYSSPGPKTCAGYTGSYGHVEQDARTWAGWGIDYLKYDLCSGEGIFREPQQVRRAYLQMGQALRASGRPIVYSLCQYGRDHVGQWGREVGGHLWRTTGDIEDNYAKMASIGFERNGDPADAGPGGWNDPDMLEVGNGGMNMEEYRTHLSLWALSAAPLLLGNDLRQMTPATLALLRNRQVLAIDQDALGVQGRAVRKDGAIEIWRKPLADGGVALGVFNRDTQPHRVALSAQDAGSALQGRRWHDPWRGRNWPASQLRSVQVAAHGVVLLRLSPPAARPH; encoded by the coding sequence ATGGCGTCGCGCTCGCGTTCCTTTCACCGTGCCCGCCGCTGGCTGTGGCGCGGCCTGCTCGCGCTCGCCGTGGCCGGTTGCGGCGGCTGCGCGCACGCACCGCCGCCGGCCGCGGCCATGGCGCCGGCGAGCCCGCTGCAAGGCATCTGGGTGATCGCGCAGGGGCCGTCCTTCCCCGGCCCGCGCTACCTGCGCATCGCCGAGCGCGATGGCCAGGTGCAGGGCAGCATCACCACCGACTGGTACGGCGACGTGCCGATGCAGCAGCTGCGCATCGACGGCGACGTGGCCCATTTCCAGATCGACAACGGCAATCCACGGCTGCCGGCGCAGCCGTGGACCGCGACCCTGGAGCACGGCCAGCTGCACGTGGCCGGGCGCATCTGGGACGAGCAGGTGGACGTGCGCGCGAGCCGCGGCAGCGAGGCCGACGCGGCACGGCTGGCGTTTCCGGCCGCGCCGCTGCCGGCTTATGCCGCGCTGCCGGTCGATGGCCTGGCGCGCACCCCGCCGCTGGGCTGGAGCAGCTGGAACCGCTTCGCCGAGCATATCGACGACGCCACCGTGCGCCGCATCGCCGATGCCATGGTCGCCTCCGGGTTGCGCGATGCCGGCTACGTCTACGTCAACATCGACGACGGCTGGCAGGGCCAGCGCGACCGCGACGGCGTGCTGCAGCCGAACGCGCGCTTCCCCGACATGCGCGCGCTGGCCGACTACGTGCACGGCAAGGGGCTCAAGCTCGGCCTGTACAGTTCGCCCGGTCCCAAGACCTGCGCCGGCTACACTGGCAGCTACGGCCACGTCGAACAGGACGCGCGCACCTGGGCGGGCTGGGGCATCGACTACCTCAAGTACGACCTGTGCTCGGGCGAGGGCATCTTCCGCGAGCCGCAGCAGGTGCGTCGCGCCTATCTGCAGATGGGCCAGGCGTTGCGCGCGAGCGGGCGGCCGATCGTCTACAGCCTGTGCCAGTACGGCCGCGACCATGTCGGCCAGTGGGGCCGCGAGGTCGGCGGGCACCTGTGGCGCACCACCGGCGACATCGAGGACAACTACGCGAAGATGGCCTCGATCGGTTTCGAGCGCAACGGCGATCCCGCCGATGCGGGCCCGGGCGGCTGGAACGATCCGGACATGCTCGAGGTCGGCAACGGCGGCATGAACATGGAGGAGTACCGCACGCATCTGTCGCTGTGGGCGCTGTCGGCGGCGCCGTTGCTGCTGGGCAACGACCTGCGGCAGATGACGCCGGCGACGCTGGCGCTGCTGCGCAACCGCCAGGTGCTGGCGATCGACCAGGATGCGCTGGGCGTGCAGGGCAGGGCGGTGCGCAAGGACGGCGCGATCGAAATCTGGCGCAAGCCGCTGGCCGACGGCGGCGTCGCGCTCGGCGTGTTCAATCGCGACACGCAGCCGCATCGGGTGGCGCTGTCGGCGCAGGATGCCGGCAGCGCGCTGCAGGGGCGGCGTTGGCACGATCCGTGGCGCGGCCGCAACTGGCCCGCCAGCCAGCTGCGCAGCGTGCAGGTCGCCGCGCACGGCGTGGTGCTGCTGCGGTTGTCGCCGCCGGCTGCACGCCCGCACTGA
- a CDS encoding TonB-dependent receptor plug domain-containing protein, with translation MALLAALPAAAQEAAAVRDNTAATADGSDGAADAKTLDSVVVTGSRIRRNDALEGPTPLTVIGAEQIRAAGYTEIADVVNQLPSLALTQTSQTSNLAGNPGINALDLRGMGTQRTLVLVDGRRQVPAIPGTSAVDVSNIPSSLVERVEVITGGASALYGADAVTGVANFILKKDFQGLDASARYGISSRGDMRSNSVDALFGHNFAENRGNVTVYGFYEREPDSVSGQDRPWTATGYPMYTRNNRNQRYWISDNNRNINNAEDAQLILGGRHYAMTADGQLRAPVLGPGGYVNSVPVSLADPSNALGSLLTDGGEYGGRYDSWYLAVPSDRFASRATLNFDFSDSLRFFANLGYSRTTSQSAWRALSAFGSEAVPADSPFITDEMRAANGGTITDGVYFARHFDEELGQGGSQYRRQLLQGVVGLEGDFSLGTRAWNYTAYYSYGRTEQRNRDIDTVSYTRYYLAVDSTAAADGSAICRSTLTDPGNGCVPLNPFKRLTAQEIAYLRYTSDWATTTMTQQVLSAYASGGMFDLPGGEAQIAFGGEYRKERNDIGAIAQYDPANPAYDASLGTTQLPLVGQYDVKELYSELHLPLLADKPFAQRLGVDAAVRVSDYNTAGRTVTNKFGIDWAPIRDITLRGTYGKAVRAPNIGELYTASSIGGMWITDPCNTYNQRYRTDRSQYTAANCAQLNPSDKSTYWLYRDIITKGNLDLANETAKTRTVGIVLRPRFLPDFSLSVDYYNIDLRGAIDSFPAQTIINKCVDAPTLDNQFCSFVSRDADGNLLNVVTQKLNLSRYLTRGVDFAAQYRYDLAERWGQNAGALSFDLNYTHLIRQDYTLDPDQPEEVTRFAGVFGSPSWKGVLRSTWSNAHAGATWSLRHFSKMRNSTEITDTDYQKVWTGNVFYSDVSGYYRLKSGLEVFGGVSNLFDRAPPRVPGAEAGGANFELGYHAGVYDVIGRMYYGGIRLAL, from the coding sequence ATGGCTCTGCTCGCGGCGTTGCCGGCGGCGGCGCAGGAGGCCGCTGCCGTGCGCGACAACACGGCAGCGACCGCCGACGGCAGCGACGGCGCCGCCGACGCCAAGACCCTGGACAGCGTGGTCGTCACCGGCTCGCGCATCCGCCGCAACGACGCGCTGGAAGGCCCCACGCCGCTGACCGTGATCGGCGCCGAGCAGATCCGCGCGGCCGGCTATACCGAGATCGCCGATGTGGTCAACCAGCTGCCGAGCCTGGCGCTGACCCAGACCAGCCAGACCAGCAACCTGGCCGGCAACCCCGGCATCAACGCGCTGGACCTGCGCGGCATGGGCACGCAACGCACCCTGGTGCTGGTCGACGGCCGCCGCCAGGTGCCGGCGATCCCGGGCACCTCGGCGGTGGACGTGAGCAACATTCCCTCCAGCCTGGTCGAACGCGTCGAGGTCATCACCGGCGGCGCCTCGGCGCTGTACGGCGCCGATGCGGTCACCGGCGTGGCCAACTTCATCCTGAAGAAGGATTTCCAGGGCCTGGACGCCAGCGCGCGCTACGGCATCTCCAGCCGCGGCGACATGCGCAGCAACAGCGTCGATGCGCTGTTCGGCCACAACTTCGCCGAGAACCGCGGCAACGTCACCGTGTACGGTTTCTACGAGCGCGAACCCGATTCGGTGTCCGGCCAGGACCGGCCGTGGACCGCCACCGGCTACCCGATGTACACGCGCAACAACCGCAACCAGCGCTACTGGATCTCCGACAACAACCGCAACATCAACAACGCCGAGGACGCGCAACTCATCCTCGGCGGCCGCCACTACGCGATGACCGCCGACGGCCAGCTGCGCGCGCCGGTGCTCGGCCCGGGCGGCTACGTCAACAGCGTGCCGGTGAGCCTGGCCGATCCGTCCAACGCGCTGGGCAGCCTGCTCACCGACGGCGGCGAGTACGGCGGCCGCTACGACTCGTGGTACCTGGCGGTGCCATCGGATCGCTTCGCCAGCCGCGCCACGCTCAATTTCGATTTCAGCGACAGCCTGCGCTTCTTCGCCAACCTCGGCTATTCGCGCACCACCTCGCAATCGGCGTGGCGCGCGCTGAGCGCGTTCGGCAGCGAGGCGGTGCCGGCCGACAGCCCGTTCATCACCGACGAGATGCGCGCGGCGAACGGCGGCACCATCACCGACGGGGTCTACTTCGCGCGGCACTTCGACGAGGAACTGGGGCAGGGCGGCAGCCAGTACCGGCGCCAGCTGCTGCAGGGCGTGGTCGGCCTGGAAGGCGACTTCAGCCTGGGCACACGCGCCTGGAACTACACCGCGTACTACTCCTACGGCCGCACCGAGCAGCGCAACCGCGACATCGATACGGTGTCCTACACGCGCTACTACCTGGCGGTGGATTCCACCGCCGCCGCCGACGGCAGCGCGATCTGCCGCAGCACGCTCACCGACCCGGGCAACGGCTGCGTGCCGTTGAACCCGTTCAAGCGCCTGACCGCGCAGGAGATCGCCTACCTGCGCTACACCTCGGACTGGGCCACCACCACCATGACCCAGCAGGTGCTGTCGGCCTACGCCTCCGGCGGCATGTTCGACCTGCCCGGCGGCGAGGCGCAGATCGCGTTCGGCGGCGAATACCGCAAGGAGCGCAACGACATCGGCGCGATCGCGCAGTACGATCCGGCCAATCCTGCCTACGACGCCAGCCTGGGCACCACCCAGCTGCCGCTGGTCGGCCAGTACGACGTCAAGGAGCTCTACAGCGAGCTGCACCTGCCGCTGCTGGCCGACAAACCGTTCGCGCAGCGCCTGGGCGTGGACGCGGCGGTGCGCGTGTCCGACTACAACACCGCCGGCCGCACCGTCACCAACAAGTTCGGCATCGACTGGGCGCCGATCCGCGACATCACCTTGCGCGGCACCTACGGCAAGGCGGTGCGCGCGCCCAACATCGGCGAGCTGTACACCGCCAGCAGCATCGGCGGCATGTGGATCACCGACCCGTGCAACACCTACAACCAGCGCTACCGCACCGACCGCAGCCAGTACACCGCGGCCAACTGCGCGCAGCTCAATCCCTCCGACAAGAGCACCTACTGGCTGTATCGCGACATCATCACCAAGGGCAACCTGGACCTGGCCAACGAGACCGCCAAGACCCGCACCGTCGGCATCGTGCTGCGCCCGCGTTTCCTGCCGGATTTCTCGCTGTCGGTGGACTACTACAACATCGACCTGCGCGGGGCGATCGATTCGTTCCCGGCGCAGACCATCATCAACAAGTGCGTGGATGCGCCGACCCTGGACAACCAGTTCTGTTCCTTCGTCAGCCGCGACGCCGACGGCAACCTGCTCAACGTGGTCACCCAGAAGCTCAACCTGTCGCGCTACCTGACCCGCGGCGTCGACTTCGCCGCGCAGTACCGCTACGACCTGGCCGAGCGCTGGGGCCAGAACGCCGGCGCGCTGTCGTTCGACCTGAACTACACGCACCTGATCCGCCAGGACTACACGCTGGATCCGGACCAGCCGGAGGAGGTCACCCGCTTCGCCGGCGTGTTCGGCTCGCCGTCCTGGAAGGGCGTGCTGCGCAGCACCTGGTCCAATGCGCATGCCGGCGCGACCTGGTCGCTGCGGCACTTCTCCAAGATGCGCAACAGCACCGAGATCACCGACACCGACTACCAGAAGGTGTGGACCGGCAACGTGTTCTACAGCGACGTCTCCGGCTACTACCGGCTCAAGTCGGGGCTGGAAGTGTTCGGCGGGGTCAGCAACCTGTTCGATCGCGCGCCGCCGCGGGTGCCGGGGGCGGAGGCGGGCGGCGCCAACTTCGAACTGGGCTACCACGCCGGCGTGTACGACGTGATCGGGCGCATGTACTACGGCGGGATCCGCCTGGCGCTGTGA